Below is a genomic region from Leifsonia sp. Root112D2.
TGAGTATCGCTTATATCGGCCTCGAATCTGCCCGGCAGTTGCGCAACGCGCGCGGCCTCATCTTCACCTTCGCCATTCCCCTCGTGATGCTCTTGATCTTCGGCAGCGCGTACGGCTCCGGCGGCGCCATGGACAAGACCACGGGGCTGCCCTGGGTGGTCGTGACGACAATTCAGATGGCCGGTTACGGCGGCATGATGGCCGCGCTCGGGCAGGCCTTCAACATCGTCACCGAGCGCTCGCTCGGCTGGAACCGGCAGCTGCGCATCACGCCCCTGAGCGGATTCGGCTACATGGTGTCGAAGATCGTCTCGGCGCTCGCGGTCTCGCTCGTGTCGATAGTGCTGCTCATCACGGTTTCGGTTCTTGTGCTCGGCGCGAACCTCTCGTTCGCAGGCTGGGCAATGGCAGCGCTGGGGCTCTGGGGCGGCGTCATTCCGTTCGCCCTCATCGCCGTGCTGATAGGCCAGTTCGCCAAACCGCAGTTCGCGCAGCCGCTCTTCACGGTCGTTTTCTTCGGCATGGCGATAGTCGGTGGGCTGTGGATTCCGTTGCAGATCATGCCGGACTGGGTGTCGAATGTGGCGCAGGTGGTTCCGTCGTACTGGCTGAACAGACTGGGCCAGATGGGTGCGAGCCTGGGCGGCGACATCCTGGAGCCCCTACTGGTGCTGCTGGCCTGGACCGTTGTGCTTTCCGTATTCATCGTCTGGCGGTACAAGCGCGATGCCGCACGCAGCTGACACGGCCGACCGGTGGGGCGTCGCAGACGGCGACGCCCCCCCGCCCGGCGATACAGTGAACGACATGGATGCGATCGCCAGGCACCCGCAATCGAGCACGACACCACGCACCGCCCCCTGGCGGTCGTGGTGGTCGCGCGCGTGGGCCAGCGCGCGCAACCGCAACGCTCGCGGCTGGTACTTCGGGGCGTGCTTCGGCCTGATCTATCAGGTGATCATGGTGATCAGCATCTGGACCTCCATGACCACCCTGAGCCAGCAGCTGCTCGCGACCGTCTTGCTCGTGCCGTTCTACGCGGGATTTCTGCTGCTCCCGCCGATGAACTGGGGCGAGCGCCGCAGCATCCGCCTCACGGTCGTCGGCCTGTACTGGGCATACACCCTGCTGTTCTTCCCCCTGCTCGGCGCGGACACGTTCTGGCTGTGGATTCTGGTGGGGGCGGTCGCGACGACCCTCTGCGAGGAATTCCCGGTCGTGGTCACGGTGATAGCCGTTCTCGTTGCCGTGCCGCTGCTTTACGGTTTCGTCACCGACTTCATCGACTCGACCTTCATCGCCGCGCCGATCATCTTCTCCGTTGCGGCGATGATGTACGGCATCAACGTGCAGATCAAAAGCCTGCGCGAACTCAAGCAGGCGCAGGGCGAGATGGCTCGGTTGGCCGTTGTGGAGGAGCGGGCCCGCTTCTCCCGCGACATGCACGACATTCTCGGCCATTCGCTCACCGTGGTGACGGTGAAGTCCGAACTGGCCCGCCGGCTCGTCACGCTCGACCCGGCCCGGGCCGAAGAAGAGATCGCCGACATCGAGCGGCTCACGAGGGCGGCGCTTGCCGATCTGCGCTCCGCGGTGACCGGATACCGCGAGTTGAGCCTCTCCACGGAACTGGCCGTGGCACAAGCCTCGCTTGCCTCCGCCAACATTCAGGCGCACCTGCCGCAGAGCGCTGAGACCGCGGCACCCGATCTACGCGAGGTCTTCGGGTGGGTGCTGCGCGAGGGGGTCACCAACGTCATACGGCATTCGGGAGCCAAGAACTGCTGGGTCGAGTTGACGCGCAGCACGATGGAGGTTTCGGATGACGGTCGCGGGCTTCCCCCCGCCGGCTCAACGCGCTCAGGTGCCTGGGAGGGTGAGGATTGCGCCGGCAACGGTCTGCAGGGGCTGCTGGAGCGCGCGGCCGCCGCCGGCGCACGGGTGAGCACGGGTGCGAGCGCCCACGGCGGCGCGCGACTGCTGGTCGAACGGGCCGGCGAAGCCGCCGTGGACCGGTCGGGCGAGCGGGCGAACGCGTGAGCGAGACGATACGGCTGCTGCTCGCCGACGACCAGGCCCTCGTGCGGGGCGCCCTCGCGGCGCTGCTCGATCTGGAGGCCGACCTCGAGGTCGTCGCTCAGGTGGGGCGGGGCGACGAGGTGCTGGATGCCGTCGTGCAGTCGGGCGCCCAGGTGGCGCTGCTCGACGTGGAGATGCCGGGGCTCGATGGCCTGAGCGTTGCCTCGCTCCTGCGTGAGCATGCTCCGCAGTGCCGCTCCCTGATCGTGACCACCTTCGGGCGCCCCGGCTATCTGCGCCGCGCGATGGAGGCGGGTGCGAGCGGTTTCGTCGTGAAGGACACGCCGTCGAGCCAGCTGGCGGATGCGGTGCGTCGCGTCGCATCCGGTCTGCGGGTGGTGGATCCGGCGCTGGCGGCCGAATCGCTGGCATCCGGAAGCTCACCGCTGACCCAGCGCGAGACCGAGGCGCTGCTCGTTGCGAGGCGCGGCGGCTCCATCACCGACATCGCGCGCGAACTGCACCTCTCGCAGGGCACTGTGCGCAACCATCTCTCCAGCGCCATCGGCAAGACCGGGGCGCGCAACCGCTCGGATGCCGCGGCCATCGCCGCCGAGAACGGCTGGCTGCTCTAAGCGCGAGCCCCCGCTTATTCGACCGGGCGAAGCCGAAGCTCCTGCATGCCGCCGTCCACCGCGAGACTCGTGCCGGTCGTCGACCGATTATGCGGGCTCGCCAGGTACGCGATGGCCTCGGCGATCTCCTGCGGGGCGACGAGTCTTCCGTGTGGCTGGCGCGCAGCAAGCGCGGTGCGTTCAGCGGCGGGGTCTGCCGCCGAATCGAGCAGCCGCCCCACCCACGGCGTGTCAGCGGTGCCGGGATTGACGCAATTCACCCGGATGCCCTCGCGGAGGTGATCCGCCGCCATCGCCCTGGTCAGTGACAGCACGGCGCCCTTCGAGGCGCTGTACGCGGCGCGCAGCGGCAATCCCGCCGTTGCGGCGATCGAGCAGGTGTTGACTATCGCGGCGGAGGCCGACCGGCGAAGATGCGGCAGCGCCGCACGGCTGACCCGAGCGATGCCGACGACGTTAATGTTGAGCACGCGCATCCACTCGTCGTCGCTCGTGTCGGCGACGCTGCCCTGTGCGCCGATGCCCGCGTTGTTCACGACGATGTCGATGCCGCCGAAGCGTTCGACCACGGCCTCGACGCCCGCGCGCACGGATGCGTCGTTCGCGACATCCGCCTCGACGGCGAATGCCGCCGGGTTCGCGCCGTCTATGCGCAGGTCGAAGACGGCAACATTGGCGCCGCCCTCAAGCAGCCGCTCAACGACCGCGGCGCCGATGCCCGCGGCACCGCCCGTGACTATCGCGGTGAGTCCGTCGAATTCCATGCTGTGCCCCTTATGCCTGACGGAAGAGCTGGCGCTGGCGGCCGAGCCCTTCGATCTCGATCTCGACGACGTCTCCGGCCTTCAGGTACGGGAAGCGGCCCGAGAGCGCGACCCCCTCGGGCGTGCCGGTGAGCACGACGTCGCCGGGCTCGAGCGCGAGAAACTGGCTGAGGTGCCAGATGATGTGGTCGATGCCGAACACCAGGTCGGCGGTCGTCGAGTCCTGGCGCGGTTCACCGTTGACCCAGCTGCGCAGACGCAGGTTGCCCGCGTCTACCTCGTCGGGCGTGACCAGCCACGGTCCGAGTGGGCTGAAGCCGGGCGATGACTTTCCCTTGGACCACTGGCCTCCCGAGAGCTCGAGCTGAAACTCGCGTTCCGAAAGGTCGTTGGCCACGAGATAGCCGGCGATGTGCTGTGCCGCGTCAGCAGGCGAGTCCAGGTAGAGCGCCCGCTTGCCGATGACGACGCCGAGCTCCACCTCCCAGTCGGTTTTGAGGCTCTTGCGCGGAATGTCGACGTCATCGTTCGGGCCGCCGACGGTGTTCGGCGTCTTGAGAAACATGATCGGGATCTCCGGGGGCAGCGATCCGGACTCGGCGGCGTGCGCGGCGTAGTTCATGCCGATGCACACGATCGCGCTCGGTCGGGCGACGGGGGAGCCGATGCGCATGGTGGAGGCGCCCGGCAGCTCGGGCAGGGTGCCGGCATCCGCTGCGTCGCGAATTCGTGCGAGAGCACCGGATGCGAGAGCGTCGCCGTCGATCTCGTTCACGATGCCCCTCACGTCGAGGTATCGCTCCCCGTCGATCAGAACCGGGGTCTCGTTACCGACATCACCGAGTCGGGCAATCTTCATGCGCGCATTCCTCTTCGATAGCAATTCTCGACAGACATGGGATGTCTATTCTGCGTATTACCGTAGTTGACCGTGGAAGTCACCGCAACTGGCCATATTGGTGGGATGACTGCGGGTCAACTAGGATCACCGCATGGCAGTCACGGAAGAAGCTATCTCCACGATCAAGGCCATGATCGTGGCGGGTGAACTCAAGCCGGGTGACCGGCTTCCGCCCGAGAAGGAGCTCAGCGAGCGCCTCGGCGTCTCCCGTAACTCGTTGCGCGAGGCGGTCAAATCGCTTGAATTCATCCATGTGCTTGATGTGCGTCGCGGCGACGGCACCTTCGTCACCAGTCTGGAACCGCGCCAACTGCTCGAAGCCATGTCGTTCGTGGTGGATCTGCACCGTGATCGTTCGGTGCTTGAGATCTTCGAGGTGCGGCGCGTGCTCGAGCCGCACGCCGCAGGGGTGGCCGCCCGGCTCATCAGCGATTCGGAGCTCGATGCACTCGCCGCATCGCTCGCATCCGTTGACGAATCGACCGATGTGGATCGCATGGTCGCGCACGATCTCGAATTTCACCGGATCATCTCGAACGCGAGCGGCAATGCCTACCTCTCGAGCCTGCTCGACAGTATGTCGGGCTCCACGACGCGGGCGCGCATCTGGCGCGGCATCACCCAGAATGAGTCCGTCGGCCGCACCCTGTCGGAGCATGCGTCGATTCTCAAGGCGCTGCGCGAGCACGACGTTGAGATGACGCGTGCCGCACTCGTGGTGCACATCGGCGGCATCGAGTCGTGGCTGCGAGCGGCGGTCGAGGCATGAGCCTGCTGGTTGCTGTGCCCGACGCCGCCATGCTCAAACGGCTGGGCCCGTTGCCCGCGGGTGTCGAATCGACGGTGTGGGCGCTCGGTTCCGATCCCGTCGACGACCGCTTCGACCTTCTCGTGCTGCCGTACATGATTCCCGCACGCGCCCTCGCCGGTCTTGCCGGGCAGGCCGCCACCGTCGTGCAGGGCCAGATGCTCGGATTCGACGGCGTCGCAGACAACCTTCCTCCCGGCCACATCTACTGCAATGCCGTCGAGGTGCACGAGGCAGCAACGGCAGAGCTCGTGCTCGCCCTCATCCTTGCCGCGCAACGCGGCATTCCCGACTTCGTGCACGCAGCGGATGGCGGGGCCTGGGCTCATGCGCGCTACCCCGGCCTGGCGATGCAGCGGGTGCTGCTGCTCGGCGTGGGCGGCGTCGGCCGCCAGACGGCGCAGCGGCTGGAGCCCTTCGACGTGGACCTCGTGCGCGTCGCGCGAACCGCGCGCCGGGACGAGTTCGGTGAGGTGCACGGCTGGAGCGAGCTCGAGGCCCTCCTGCCCACGGCGGACATCGTGGTGCTCGCGGTGCCGCTGAACGATTCCACCCGGGGACTTGTCGACGACGCGTTTCTCGGCGCCATGAAGCATGACGCGCTCCTGGTCAACGTTGCGCGAGGCCCGGTGGTCGATACGGATGCGCTCACGCGAGCGGTGGCGAGTCGGCGGGTGCGGGCGGCGGTCGACGTGACCGATCCCGAACCGCTGCCCGCGGGGCATCCGCTCTGGAAACTGCCGGGGGCGCTCATCAGCCCGCACGTCGGCGGCGATGTGGCGTCAATGAGCCGCCGAATGGATCGACTGGTGCGCGAGCAGATCGCGCTGTTGCTCGCGGGCGAGCAGCCCAGGAACGTCGTCGTGCGCAGCTGACGCTCGCGCATAGCGTTCGCTGAGTACCGCGAGATGCCTCACGAGTTCGCGCGGCTCGGTGACGCGGAAGTCGAGCCCGAGCATGCCGATATAGACGGCGATGATCTCGAAGCTGTCGGCACCGGTCACCAGCACGCAGCTGTTCTCATTGATGGATTCCACCACGCCGACCGTGGCATTGATGCGACGCAGCACCTCCTCAGCCGGCGCGAAGACGGTGATGCGGGCGTGCACCTTCCACCCCGTGGAGGCGACGTCGCGAAGCACGAAGCTCGTATAGTCGCCGCCGGGCAGTGGCACGGCATCGAAGCCGCGATGCGTGCGCATACGCGGCTTTGTCCAATCGACGCGGAAGGTCGACCAGGCGCCCGAGTTGACATCCCTGCCGACCAGATACCAGCGCCGCAGCCAGTTCACGAGCCGGTACGGCTCGATGAGGTGCTCCCTGCCCTCGATCAGCTCGGATGCGATGGGTACGGATTCCCACGGTGTCGGCGTGCTTTCCGTGGCCCGGTACTCGAAGCGAAACCACTCGCGGTCCCGGATCGCCGTTGCTATCTGGGCGAGTGTCGCGGCATCCACTTCGGGATCGTCGACGTTGCTGCCGTTATTCTCCGGTGCTTCTGATGTCGCATCGTGGATTGCCGCCACCTGTCGACGCAGGCGGTGCGGCAGTACCTGTTCCAGCTTGGCCAGTGCCCGCGCGCTGCTTTCCCGGATGCCGCTGACACCGGTTCCGGTACGCAACCCGATCGCCACGGCCACCGCTTCTTCATCGTCGAGGAGCAACGGCGGAAGCGTGGCTCCAGCGCCGAGCGTGTAGTAGCCGGCCGAGCCACGCGTGGCGTCGACGGGGTACCCGAGCGTGCGCAGCCGATCGATGTCGTTGCGAATCGTGCGCGGGCTCACGCCGAGCCGATCGGCCAGTTGGGAACCGGGCCAGGCCGGTCGGGATTGCAGAAGCGAGAGCAGGGCGAGCAGGCGCGCGGACGTATCGAGCATGATGAAAAGATTCTCGCACATTAGGAATCAAACGTTCCTATATCGCTTCTATCGTGAAGTCATGACAAACACGCAGAGCACCGGCTCGACAGACATCCGCCCCTTCCGTGTCGACATCGCCCAGGGCGAGCTCGACGATCTCAACGAACGCCTCGCCCGCACCCGCCTTCCCCGGGTGACGCCGGAAGAGAACTGGGACTACGGCACCCCGAACGGCTACCTCGCCGAAACCGTCGAGTACTGGAAGGACGGCTTCGATTGGAGGGCGCAGGAGGCACGCATGAATGCGTTCCCGCACTACCTGACCGAGATCGAAGGTCAGACGGTGCACTTCATCCACGTTCCGTCGGCCGAGAAGACATCGACGCCATTGCTGCTCGTGCACAGCTACCCCGGCAGCTTCGCCGACTTTCTCGACATGATCGGCCCGCTGACCGATCCGGTCGCGCACGGCGGCAGGGCCGAGGATGCCTTCTCGGTGGTCGTTCCCTCGATCCCGGGTTTCGGATTCAGCACGCCGCTTGTCGGTGCGGGCTGGACGATGGCGCGGGCGGCGCACATCCTTGACGCCCTCATGCGCCGACTCGGCTACGAGAGCTATGGCTCGCACGGAAGCGACGCCGGTGCCATGATCTCGCGGGAACTCGGGCTCATGAACCCCGCCGGGTATCTCGGCATGCACGTGCTGCAGCTGTTCTCATTCCCGTCCGGCGATCCGGCCGAGTTCGAGAAGCTCGAGCCGAAGGACTATGCGGCGCTCGAGCACATGCGGTGGTTCCAATCGGTGGGCGGCTATAACGCCATCAACGCCTCGCGCCCGCAGACGGTCGCGGTGGGGATCGCAGATTCCCCGGTCGGCCAGCTCGCCTGGAGCGAACTCTTCAACTCCTTCGGCAACGGCACCAGTCTGGTCACCCGTGACCAGATTCTCGCCCAGGTAACCCTGTACTGGTTCACGAACACGCAGGCAACCGCCGGTCGCTACCACTACGAGGAGGCGCACGCCGGCGCCGAGCCGGCCATCAACGCGGCTCCCACGGGAGTCGCGGTCTTCGCCGACGACTTCACGTCGATCCGTAGCCTCGCTGAGCGGGACAACAGCAACATCGTGCACTGGAGCGAATTCCCCGATGGTGGCCACTTCGCAGCCATCGAGCGACCGGATGCCGTCGCTGGCGACATCCGCGCATTCTTCGCAACCCTTCGCGCAGCCTGAACGAGCCCAGCCGCGACGAGAGAGTCCGTTCGCGACGAGGTCGCCCGCCACAAGGGCGACTCTCGCCGCCAACGGACTTTCTCAGCGAAAAGAGACGAGGAGTAGCAGACCGAAGGGTTCAGGCGCGCTTGGGCTCGTCGTGCGACTCGAGTTCTTCTGCGTAGTCGTCGCTCGGAGAATCAGGCTCGTAATCGGCCCACTGGGCATACTGATCGTCGACGTGATCGTGCCCGGTGAGCTCGCGTTCGAGCGCGCCGTAGTTCACGTCTGGGCTGAAAGACTTCAACTCGCGTGCGATCTTCGTGTGCTTTGCTTTTTGACGGCCGCGCCCCATGCGTGACCCCCTTACGATGCCAGGCCGGGTAGGCGATGAGCGACCCGGGATTCCGAACAGGGAACTACAGAAATCTAACCGCTAGTTTAGCATGTGGGACCCGAGTAACCTTGGTGCGCCCGTGCACCCGAACATGATGGGATGAGGCGTGAGCCCGAGCGAGATGAACACCCAGGTGGTCATTGTGGGCGCGGGCCAGGCGGGCCTCGCTGTCGCGTACTACCTGCGGCGATTCGAACTCACCCCTGGCGTCGATTTCATCGTCTACGACCGGGGTCCCGACGCCGGGGGCGCGTGGCAATTCCGCTGGGAGGCGCTGAAGCTCGGCAGTGCGCACCGGGTGAATGATCTGCCGGGCATGAGCGAACTCGGCCTCAGCTTCGAGACCGCGGATCGCTCGCTGCCGGCACGCGAGGTGGTGGCCGACTACTACAGGCGCTACGAGGATCATTTCGGGCTGCAGGTGCGCAGGCCCATCGAGGTGAGCCACGTGTTCAACCGTGGCGCCGACCTCGTGGTGGCCCACAGTTCGGGCGAGACGACCACGCGCGCGCTCGTGAACGCCACCGGCACCTGGGGCGCGCCGTTCGTTCCCTATTACCCGGGCATCGACACATTCCGCGGTCGGCATGTACACACCAGCGGCTACGTCTCGGCGCTGCAATTTCGGGGGCAGCGGGTCGTGGTCGTCGGTGGTGGAACATCCGCCATCGGGTTTCTGCTCGAGCTGGAAGGCGTGGCGTCCGAGCTCGTCTGGGCAACGCGCCGGCCCGTGGACTTTCGCCACGAGAGCGAGCTGAGCATCGAGGGTGGCGTGGCCGCCGTGGCGATGCAGGATGCTGCGGCGCGCGCCGGTCGCGCCCTGCCCAGCATCGTGAGCGGCACCGGTGTTCCGCTCACCAGACGTAACGCGGCGGGCGTGGAGCGCGGGGTGCTTGTGGAGCGGCCCATGTTCACGTCGATCGAGGAGGGTGGCGTGCGTTGGCCCGATGGGTCCTTCTTCGAGGCGGATGCCATCGTCTGGGCCACCGGATTCCGCCCGGAACTGCGACATCTGGCACCGCTGAAGCTGCGCGAGAAGGCGGGCGGACTCACGGTGGAGTCGGGGGCGGCGTGGCAGGATCCCCGAATCTTCCTGGCCGGCTACGGCCCCCAGGCGTCCACGATCGGCGCGAACCGCGCCGGCCGCATGGTGGCGCGCCAAATCATGGCGCAACTCTAACCCGCTGCGCGGCCGTCGGGAGCGTCAGCGTTTGGTGCGGTGAGTG
It encodes:
- a CDS encoding NAD(P)-dependent oxidoreductase, yielding MSLLVAVPDAAMLKRLGPLPAGVESTVWALGSDPVDDRFDLLVLPYMIPARALAGLAGQAATVVQGQMLGFDGVADNLPPGHIYCNAVEVHEAATAELVLALILAAQRGIPDFVHAADGGAWAHARYPGLAMQRVLLLGVGGVGRQTAQRLEPFDVDLVRVARTARRDEFGEVHGWSELEALLPTADIVVLAVPLNDSTRGLVDDAFLGAMKHDALLVNVARGPVVDTDALTRAVASRRVRAAVDVTDPEPLPAGHPLWKLPGALISPHVGGDVASMSRRMDRLVREQIALLLAGEQPRNVVVRS
- a CDS encoding FadR/GntR family transcriptional regulator gives rise to the protein MAVTEEAISTIKAMIVAGELKPGDRLPPEKELSERLGVSRNSLREAVKSLEFIHVLDVRRGDGTFVTSLEPRQLLEAMSFVVDLHRDRSVLEIFEVRRVLEPHAAGVAARLISDSELDALAASLASVDESTDVDRMVAHDLEFHRIISNASGNAYLSSLLDSMSGSTTRARIWRGITQNESVGRTLSEHASILKALREHDVEMTRAALVVHIGGIESWLRAAVEA
- a CDS encoding response regulator transcription factor, which translates into the protein MSETIRLLLADDQALVRGALAALLDLEADLEVVAQVGRGDEVLDAVVQSGAQVALLDVEMPGLDGLSVASLLREHAPQCRSLIVTTFGRPGYLRRAMEAGASGFVVKDTPSSQLADAVRRVASGLRVVDPALAAESLASGSSPLTQRETEALLVARRGGSITDIARELHLSQGTVRNHLSSAIGKTGARNRSDAAAIAAENGWLL
- a CDS encoding SDR family NAD(P)-dependent oxidoreductase, with product MEFDGLTAIVTGGAAGIGAAVVERLLEGGANVAVFDLRIDGANPAAFAVEADVANDASVRAGVEAVVERFGGIDIVVNNAGIGAQGSVADTSDDEWMRVLNINVVGIARVSRAALPHLRRSASAAIVNTCSIAATAGLPLRAAYSASKGAVLSLTRAMAADHLREGIRVNCVNPGTADTPWVGRLLDSAADPAAERTALAARQPHGRLVAPQEIAEAIAYLASPHNRSTTGTSLAVDGGMQELRLRPVE
- a CDS encoding NAD(P)-binding domain-containing protein gives rise to the protein MSPSEMNTQVVIVGAGQAGLAVAYYLRRFELTPGVDFIVYDRGPDAGGAWQFRWEALKLGSAHRVNDLPGMSELGLSFETADRSLPAREVVADYYRRYEDHFGLQVRRPIEVSHVFNRGADLVVAHSSGETTTRALVNATGTWGAPFVPYYPGIDTFRGRHVHTSGYVSALQFRGQRVVVVGGGTSAIGFLLELEGVASELVWATRRPVDFRHESELSIEGGVAAVAMQDAAARAGRALPSIVSGTGVPLTRRNAAGVERGVLVERPMFTSIEEGGVRWPDGSFFEADAIVWATGFRPELRHLAPLKLREKAGGLTVESGAAWQDPRIFLAGYGPQASTIGANRAGRMVARQIMAQL
- a CDS encoding DUF3073 domain-containing protein, with translation MGRGRQKAKHTKIARELKSFSPDVNYGALERELTGHDHVDDQYAQWADYEPDSPSDDYAEELESHDEPKRA
- a CDS encoding sensor histidine kinase, translating into MDAIARHPQSSTTPRTAPWRSWWSRAWASARNRNARGWYFGACFGLIYQVIMVISIWTSMTTLSQQLLATVLLVPFYAGFLLLPPMNWGERRSIRLTVVGLYWAYTLLFFPLLGADTFWLWILVGAVATTLCEEFPVVVTVIAVLVAVPLLYGFVTDFIDSTFIAAPIIFSVAAMMYGINVQIKSLRELKQAQGEMARLAVVEERARFSRDMHDILGHSLTVVTVKSELARRLVTLDPARAEEEIADIERLTRAALADLRSAVTGYRELSLSTELAVAQASLASANIQAHLPQSAETAAPDLREVFGWVLREGVTNVIRHSGAKNCWVELTRSTMEVSDDGRGLPPAGSTRSGAWEGEDCAGNGLQGLLERAAAAGARVSTGASAHGGARLLVERAGEAAVDRSGERANA
- a CDS encoding ABC transporter permease, giving the protein MSIAYIGLESARQLRNARGLIFTFAIPLVMLLIFGSAYGSGGAMDKTTGLPWVVVTTIQMAGYGGMMAALGQAFNIVTERSLGWNRQLRITPLSGFGYMVSKIVSALAVSLVSIVLLITVSVLVLGANLSFAGWAMAALGLWGGVIPFALIAVLIGQFAKPQFAQPLFTVVFFGMAIVGGLWIPLQIMPDWVSNVAQVVPSYWLNRLGQMGASLGGDILEPLLVLLAWTVVLSVFIVWRYKRDAARS
- a CDS encoding epoxide hydrolase family protein, whose amino-acid sequence is MTNTQSTGSTDIRPFRVDIAQGELDDLNERLARTRLPRVTPEENWDYGTPNGYLAETVEYWKDGFDWRAQEARMNAFPHYLTEIEGQTVHFIHVPSAEKTSTPLLLVHSYPGSFADFLDMIGPLTDPVAHGGRAEDAFSVVVPSIPGFGFSTPLVGAGWTMARAAHILDALMRRLGYESYGSHGSDAGAMISRELGLMNPAGYLGMHVLQLFSFPSGDPAEFEKLEPKDYAALEHMRWFQSVGGYNAINASRPQTVAVGIADSPVGQLAWSELFNSFGNGTSLVTRDQILAQVTLYWFTNTQATAGRYHYEEAHAGAEPAINAAPTGVAVFADDFTSIRSLAERDNSNIVHWSEFPDGGHFAAIERPDAVAGDIRAFFATLRAA
- a CDS encoding helix-turn-helix transcriptional regulator, whose protein sequence is MLDTSARLLALLSLLQSRPAWPGSQLADRLGVSPRTIRNDIDRLRTLGYPVDATRGSAGYYTLGAGATLPPLLLDDEEAVAVAIGLRTGTGVSGIRESSARALAKLEQVLPHRLRRQVAAIHDATSEAPENNGSNVDDPEVDAATLAQIATAIRDREWFRFEYRATESTPTPWESVPIASELIEGREHLIEPYRLVNWLRRWYLVGRDVNSGAWSTFRVDWTKPRMRTHRGFDAVPLPGGDYTSFVLRDVASTGWKVHARITVFAPAEEVLRRINATVGVVESINENSCVLVTGADSFEIIAVYIGMLGLDFRVTEPRELVRHLAVLSERYARASAAHDDVPGLLAREQQRDLLAHQSIHSAAH
- a CDS encoding fumarylacetoacetate hydrolase family protein, producing the protein MKIARLGDVGNETPVLIDGERYLDVRGIVNEIDGDALASGALARIRDAADAGTLPELPGASTMRIGSPVARPSAIVCIGMNYAAHAAESGSLPPEIPIMFLKTPNTVGGPNDDVDIPRKSLKTDWEVELGVVIGKRALYLDSPADAAQHIAGYLVANDLSEREFQLELSGGQWSKGKSSPGFSPLGPWLVTPDEVDAGNLRLRSWVNGEPRQDSTTADLVFGIDHIIWHLSQFLALEPGDVVLTGTPEGVALSGRFPYLKAGDVVEIEIEGLGRQRQLFRQA